In the genome of Parus major isolate Abel chromosome 2, Parus_major1.1, whole genome shotgun sequence, one region contains:
- the SDC2 gene encoding syndecan-2 isoform X1 gives MSSTIILDLWGDVWGKSCLVKSDRADLTSDKDLYLDNSSVEEASGVYPIDDDDYSSGSGSGAEEDEDSAVITTSRTVPKLPTTSDASRAETTTVKMQTKVPAQTKSPEEIEKEERPEMDAKKKSDEPGDDTDVLTQKHSENLFQRTEVLAAVIAGGVIGFLFAIFLILLLVYRMRKKDEGSYDLGERKPSCAAYQKAPTKEFYA, from the exons atgTCTTCAACAATAATTTTAGACCTCTGGGGAGACGTCTGGGGGAAAAGTTGCCTTGTAAAGTCAGAT AGAGCAGATTTGACCTCTGATAAAGATTTATACCTTGACAACAGCTCTGTTGAAGAAGCATCAGGCGTCTATCCaattgatgatgatgattattcTTCTGGGTCAGGTTCAG GTGCTGAGGAAGATGAGGACAGTGCAGTGATAACAACATCCAGAACAGTTCCAAAGTTACCGACAACTAGTGATGCATCCAGGGCTGAGACCACCACAGTAAAAATGCAGACCAAGGTGCCTGCACAAACAAAG TCACCTGAAGAAattgagaaagaagaaaggccTGAGATGGATGCCAAGAAAAAGAGTGATGAGCCAGGGGATGATACTGATGTGCTCACTCAGAAGCATTCAGAAAACCTCTTCCAGAGAACAGAAGTTTTGGCAG CTGTTATTGCTGGCGGAGttattggttttctttttgcaatCTTCCTTATCCTGCTGCTGGTGTATCGCATGAGAAAGAAGGATGAAGGCAGTTACGACCTTGGTGAACGTAAACCATCGTGTGCTGCCTATCAAAAGGCACCAACTAAGGAGTTTTATGCATAA
- the SDC2 gene encoding syndecan-2 isoform X2: protein MRGVWLALTVSFVACASGQPRADLTSDKDLYLDNSSVEEASGVYPIDDDDYSSGSGSGAEEDEDSAVITTSRTVPKLPTTSDASRAETTTVKMQTKVPAQTKSPEEIEKEERPEMDAKKKSDEPGDDTDVLTQKHSENLFQRTEVLAAVIAGGVIGFLFAIFLILLLVYRMRKKDEGSYDLGERKPSCAAYQKAPTKEFYA, encoded by the exons AGAGCAGATTTGACCTCTGATAAAGATTTATACCTTGACAACAGCTCTGTTGAAGAAGCATCAGGCGTCTATCCaattgatgatgatgattattcTTCTGGGTCAGGTTCAG GTGCTGAGGAAGATGAGGACAGTGCAGTGATAACAACATCCAGAACAGTTCCAAAGTTACCGACAACTAGTGATGCATCCAGGGCTGAGACCACCACAGTAAAAATGCAGACCAAGGTGCCTGCACAAACAAAG TCACCTGAAGAAattgagaaagaagaaaggccTGAGATGGATGCCAAGAAAAAGAGTGATGAGCCAGGGGATGATACTGATGTGCTCACTCAGAAGCATTCAGAAAACCTCTTCCAGAGAACAGAAGTTTTGGCAG CTGTTATTGCTGGCGGAGttattggttttctttttgcaatCTTCCTTATCCTGCTGCTGGTGTATCGCATGAGAAAGAAGGATGAAGGCAGTTACGACCTTGGTGAACGTAAACCATCGTGTGCTGCCTATCAAAAGGCACCAACTAAGGAGTTTTATGCATAA